A portion of the Streptomyces sp. NBC_00376 genome contains these proteins:
- a CDS encoding AAA family ATPase yields the protein MVLDKGAVLLVDELDSSLHPTLAAEVVRIFRGAKANPRNAQLIFATHDATLLGSEVLDRPLGRDQVWITIKSRSGATELYPVTATHPKDGENLERGYLHNRYGGVPRVSAGEIARELSWQEEKATAPDHRGVPSCQPLSRECAAANQQDPGAAGRCGRGPAGRVTVMW from the coding sequence ATGGTGCTCGACAAGGGCGCCGTACTCCTCGTGGACGAACTGGACTCCAGCCTGCACCCGACCCTGGCGGCGGAGGTCGTACGGATCTTCCGGGGAGCGAAGGCCAACCCGCGCAACGCACAGCTGATCTTCGCGACGCACGATGCGACCCTGCTGGGCAGCGAGGTGCTGGACCGACCGCTCGGCCGTGACCAGGTGTGGATCACGATCAAGAGCAGGTCGGGCGCGACCGAGCTCTACCCCGTGACCGCCACCCATCCGAAGGACGGCGAGAACCTGGAGCGTGGCTATCTGCATAACCGTTACGGCGGAGTGCCCCGAGTCAGCGCGGGAGAGATTGCCCGCGAACTGTCCTGGCAGGAGGAGAAGGCAACAGCGCCAGATCATCGAGGCGTGCCAAGCTGTCAGCCGCTCAGCCGCGAGTGCGCAGCGGCAAATCAGCAAGATCCGGGTGCCGCAGGCCGCTGCGGTCGAGGACCTGCTGGCCGGGTGACAGTCATGTGGTGA
- a CDS encoding putative T7SS-secreted protein: MVDWGRLGDGLVDGAGHLLDKGKEVAGEAIDTGTDMLGAGLDKVGAHGWADGVEDWGDETASSLGAEVGEKQLGQSEEADELIHGRPEKIAATVKNLRDFQRAFDLVGGGMKKLDSGHWKGEAADAFRRAFETLPTDWLRAADAFEDAARALETYARTVTGAQGKAREAIALYKEGKQDYERAAAEFREKAVAYNAVRDTEHPLPHPGKFSDPGLAKRQLAQEVLQLARQTRDEAAETAKGAVTAAMAHAPKEPTGLDRLKGEVYDRALGGGIELAHFSGGIIKGGAGLVNFVRSVSPTDPYNLTHPADYYKGVNMTLAGLVSTGANPDRALKSAWESAKGDPSEFIGRLVPEMIGTKGGGLTKGGLRAGMKDLLERRKGRNRHGHEQNPDSNSNQCSKVKCAGDPIDVATGRMLLPQTDIVLPGSLPLVFERVFDSSYRAGRWFGSGWSSTVDQRLEIDAEGVVFSCNEGSLLAYPHPAPGVPVMPTHGRRWPLDRVDDGYTITDPETGHVRHFVDQPNGELALLVQIDDRNNRWITFEYDETGAPTSIVHHGGYHLKLTTNDGRITALHLAGAAPDGTDQEILRYGYTDGHLTEVTNSSGKPLRFGCDEQGRITSWTDTNGSRYVYVYDEHDRCVYQTGTNGHLEAHFTWDDTDPDTGLRMTSMTDGLGHTKRYVINDRSQVVAEIDALGAATHFEYDPYARLLSHTDPLGRISRLTYDGSGQPTVVERPDGRQSRAEYNELGLPVRITGTDGTVIRQTFDERGNRTSVVDEAGAKTTFSYDQAGNLCSTTDALGYISVVRSDRAGLTAEITDPLGATMRCERDMFGRLVSVISPFGTVTRSEWTVEGKIARRVEPDGSERSWVYDGEGNCLAHTDAMGGVSTFEYSDFDLLVARTGPDGVRYEFSHNTNLELTQVTNPQGLTWNYEYDPAGRVVAERDFDNRVIRYTYDLAGRLSSRANGIGQMIRFNYNALGQLIHKDVDGVGSTYEYDIFDELAIASGPGAVLTRLRDRFGHLRSETVNEGTLSFEHDALGRQVGRRTPSGAISSWAYDAAGRRSELTTSGRSLTFERDIAGQETARHIGGTVTLRHAFDVMGRMTDQRVTGQGRALQHRAFTYRPDGNVVKIDDQLAGSRNFELDPLGRVTAVNAVNWAERYTYDAAGNQTSASWSAAHPWQEATGARTYSGTHITRAGNVRYRHDGQGRVVFRQKTYLSRRPDTWRYEWDAEDRLASVITPNGAIWRYQYDALGRRIAKKRLAPDGQTVLERVDFSWDDTTLCEQTTSGGNLPFPVTITWDHDGLHPISQTERIHVAETSQEEIKERFFSIVTDLVGTPSELIDESGNVAWRTRATLWGTTSWATASSAYTPLRFPGQYFDPETALNYNYFRYYDPEIARYLTPDPLGLAPAPTPQSYVSNPHAWTDPLGLKRCKKKKATEDLNWNEKSRPTFGHTFSEHGAGTKNTQSLIDRARSTGNEQGQWLDNPDVVEFLKAHHDPNGGVREVPIPKGLGQVIKPDGKIVEPTHVRLVPMPDGSYRSAFPIVKEG, from the coding sequence ATGGTGGACTGGGGGAGGCTCGGGGACGGGCTGGTCGACGGGGCCGGTCATCTGCTCGACAAGGGCAAGGAGGTGGCCGGCGAGGCCATTGACACCGGTACCGACATGCTGGGTGCGGGCCTGGACAAGGTCGGGGCGCACGGCTGGGCCGACGGGGTCGAGGACTGGGGGGATGAGACCGCGTCCTCGCTGGGGGCGGAGGTCGGTGAGAAGCAGCTCGGGCAGAGTGAGGAAGCGGACGAGCTGATCCATGGCAGGCCGGAGAAGATCGCTGCCACGGTGAAGAACCTCCGTGACTTCCAGCGGGCTTTCGATCTCGTCGGCGGCGGGATGAAGAAGCTCGACTCCGGCCACTGGAAGGGGGAGGCCGCCGACGCGTTCCGGCGGGCGTTCGAGACCCTGCCGACGGACTGGCTGCGTGCGGCGGACGCGTTCGAGGACGCGGCCAGGGCGCTGGAGACGTATGCGCGGACGGTGACCGGTGCTCAGGGCAAGGCCCGGGAGGCCATCGCCCTGTACAAGGAGGGCAAGCAGGACTACGAGAGGGCTGCTGCTGAGTTCCGGGAGAAGGCGGTGGCGTACAACGCTGTCCGCGACACCGAGCATCCGCTGCCGCATCCGGGGAAGTTCTCCGATCCGGGGCTGGCCAAGCGGCAGCTTGCGCAGGAGGTGCTGCAACTTGCGCGGCAGACACGTGACGAGGCGGCCGAGACGGCCAAGGGCGCGGTCACCGCTGCGATGGCGCACGCGCCGAAGGAACCCACCGGCCTGGACCGGCTCAAAGGGGAGGTCTACGACCGCGCCCTGGGAGGGGGCATCGAGCTCGCCCACTTCAGCGGCGGGATCATCAAGGGCGGCGCGGGGCTGGTCAACTTCGTCCGCTCGGTCAGCCCGACGGACCCTTACAACCTGACCCACCCGGCCGACTACTACAAGGGCGTCAACATGACGCTCGCCGGCCTCGTCTCCACCGGAGCCAACCCCGACCGGGCCCTCAAGAGCGCCTGGGAATCCGCCAAGGGCGACCCCTCTGAATTCATCGGCCGCCTCGTACCCGAAATGATCGGCACCAAGGGCGGCGGCCTGACCAAGGGCGGCCTGCGCGCCGGGATGAAGGACCTCCTCGAACGCCGGAAGGGCAGGAACCGGCACGGACACGAACAGAACCCCGACTCCAACTCCAACCAGTGCAGCAAGGTCAAATGCGCCGGAGACCCCATCGACGTCGCAACCGGACGCATGCTGCTCCCGCAGACGGACATCGTGCTCCCGGGATCTCTGCCCCTGGTCTTCGAGCGCGTCTTCGACTCCTCGTACCGGGCCGGCCGCTGGTTCGGATCCGGCTGGTCGAGCACAGTCGATCAGCGCCTGGAGATCGACGCGGAAGGCGTGGTGTTCAGCTGCAACGAGGGCAGCCTGCTTGCCTACCCACATCCAGCGCCCGGCGTTCCCGTCATGCCCACGCACGGTCGACGCTGGCCCTTGGACCGGGTGGACGACGGCTACACCATCACCGACCCGGAAACCGGCCACGTCCGGCACTTCGTCGACCAGCCCAACGGTGAGCTGGCACTCCTGGTCCAGATCGACGACCGCAACAACCGCTGGATCACCTTCGAGTACGACGAGACAGGCGCCCCGACGTCGATCGTGCACCACGGCGGCTACCACCTGAAACTCACCACCAACGACGGCAGGATCACCGCCCTGCACCTGGCGGGCGCCGCACCGGACGGCACCGACCAGGAGATCCTCCGCTACGGCTACACCGACGGCCACCTCACCGAAGTCACCAACTCATCAGGCAAGCCCCTGCGCTTCGGCTGTGACGAGCAGGGCCGTATCACCTCATGGACGGACACCAACGGCAGCCGCTACGTGTACGTCTACGACGAGCACGACCGCTGCGTGTACCAGACCGGCACCAACGGACACCTCGAAGCCCACTTCACCTGGGACGACACCGACCCCGACACCGGTCTGCGCATGACGTCCATGACCGACGGCCTCGGCCACACCAAGCGATACGTGATCAACGACCGCTCCCAAGTCGTTGCCGAGATCGACGCGTTGGGCGCAGCGACCCATTTCGAATACGACCCTTATGCTCGCCTGTTGTCCCACACAGATCCGCTCGGTCGCATCAGCCGCTTGACGTATGACGGGAGCGGTCAGCCGACCGTGGTGGAGCGACCGGACGGACGCCAGTCGAGAGCGGAGTACAACGAGCTCGGGCTGCCGGTGCGGATCACTGGCACTGATGGAACCGTCATCCGCCAGACCTTCGACGAGCGAGGCAACCGCACATCCGTCGTTGACGAGGCGGGTGCAAAGACGACGTTCTCCTACGATCAGGCAGGGAACCTCTGCTCCACGACGGACGCCCTTGGGTACATCTCCGTCGTGAGGTCTGACCGGGCAGGGCTCACTGCCGAGATCACTGATCCTCTTGGGGCGACCATGCGGTGCGAGCGAGATATGTTCGGCCGCCTCGTGTCGGTCATCAGTCCATTCGGAACAGTCACCCGTTCCGAATGGACTGTCGAGGGTAAAATTGCCCGTCGTGTCGAACCGGACGGAAGTGAGCGATCCTGGGTCTACGACGGGGAGGGCAATTGTCTTGCCCATACCGATGCCATGGGTGGTGTCTCCACATTCGAGTACTCGGATTTCGATCTGTTGGTGGCGCGCACCGGTCCGGACGGTGTGCGCTACGAGTTCAGCCACAACACCAACCTCGAGCTCACTCAGGTCACCAACCCTCAAGGCTTGACCTGGAACTACGAGTATGACCCGGCAGGGCGGGTGGTCGCGGAGAGAGATTTCGATAATCGAGTAATCAGGTACACCTATGACCTGGCCGGTCGCCTCTCTTCTCGAGCGAATGGCATCGGGCAGATGATCCGATTCAACTACAATGCCCTGGGGCAGCTGATTCACAAGGATGTGGATGGCGTCGGCTCCACGTACGAGTACGACATCTTCGACGAGCTGGCCATCGCATCTGGTCCCGGGGCGGTCTTGACTCGCCTCCGTGACCGGTTCGGTCACCTCAGGTCTGAGACTGTGAACGAGGGCACCCTTTCCTTCGAGCATGACGCCCTTGGTCGCCAGGTCGGGAGACGAACGCCAAGCGGGGCCATTAGTTCATGGGCCTATGACGCGGCAGGTCGTCGCAGCGAGCTCACGACCTCCGGTCGATCGCTTACGTTCGAACGCGACATTGCTGGGCAAGAAACGGCGCGGCACATCGGTGGGACGGTCACGCTCAGGCACGCATTCGACGTGATGGGGAGGATGACCGATCAGCGGGTCACGGGGCAGGGGCGCGCTCTTCAGCACCGCGCTTTCACGTACCGGCCCGACGGCAACGTGGTAAAAATCGACGACCAACTCGCTGGCAGTAGAAACTTTGAGCTTGACCCGCTGGGCCGAGTCACGGCCGTTAATGCCGTGAACTGGGCCGAGCGGTACACGTACGATGCGGCGGGCAACCAGACCTCGGCGTCATGGTCTGCTGCGCACCCTTGGCAGGAAGCAACAGGCGCGCGTACCTATTCCGGTACACACATCACCAGGGCCGGCAACGTGCGATACCGGCATGACGGGCAAGGACGGGTGGTGTTCCGCCAGAAGACGTACTTGTCCCGCAGGCCGGATACTTGGCGGTACGAGTGGGATGCTGAGGACCGGCTCGCCTCCGTCATCACGCCGAACGGTGCGATATGGCGTTACCAATATGACGCGCTGGGTCGCCGGATAGCGAAAAAACGTTTGGCTCCCGACGGTCAAACCGTCCTGGAACGGGTCGATTTTTCCTGGGACGACACCACTCTCTGCGAACAGACGACCAGTGGCGGGAACTTGCCTTTTCCTGTCACGATCACTTGGGATCACGATGGCCTGCATCCGATCTCGCAGACGGAACGAATTCACGTAGCTGAGACGTCGCAAGAAGAAATCAAGGAACGATTCTTTTCCATAGTCACCGACCTGGTCGGAACTCCAAGCGAGCTCATCGACGAGTCGGGCAACGTTGCTTGGAGAACGAGGGCCACTCTATGGGGCACGACTAGCTGGGCGACCGCAAGTAGTGCATACACGCCGCTTCGTTTCCCCGGCCAATATTTCGACCCCGAAACCGCCCTTAACTACAACTATTTTCGCTATTATGATCCCGAGATTGCCCGGTATTTGACGCCGGACCCGTTGGGGCTTGCGCCCGCCCCCACCCCCCAATCATACGTATCCAACCCTCACGCCTGGACGGACCCGCTCGGGCTCAAGCGCTGCAAGAAGAAGAAGGCAACCGAGGATCTCAATTGGAACGAGAAGAGTCGTCCGACATTTGGTCACACTTTCAGTGAACACGGAGCGGGTACCAAGAACACTCAGAGCCTGATCGACCGTGCTCGCAGCACTGGCAACGAGCAGGGGCAGTGGTTGGATAACCCCGATGTTGTAGAGTTCCTGAAAGCCCACCATGACCCTAACGGGGGTGTCCGGGAGGTCCCCATACCCAAGGGCTTGGGGCAAGTTATCAAGCCAGACGGAAAGATCGTGGAGCCAACTCACGTCCGCTTGGTTCCAATGCCCGATGGATCATATAGGTCAGCATTCCCCATCGTGAAAGAAGGATAA
- a CDS encoding ATP-binding protein: MRTDHPIPHVPDSSHDLHPAPIPFADPWSYELVFPRDPRGPRIARTTLRVILGAHELDELAYRAELLTSELTTNSVRYALGPAGVRLQWRHPVLRVSVWDLSPDLPKPYTSAVGPNAEAGRGMAILELVADRWGGCAIGEGELGTGGKTVWFELALAT, encoded by the coding sequence GTGAGGACCGACCATCCCATCCCGCACGTTCCCGACAGCTCGCACGACCTCCATCCCGCCCCCATTCCGTTCGCCGACCCCTGGAGTTACGAACTCGTCTTTCCCCGCGACCCGCGCGGTCCCCGTATCGCCCGAACCACCCTCCGGGTCATCCTCGGTGCGCACGAGCTGGACGAACTCGCTTATCGGGCCGAGTTGTTGACGTCCGAGCTGACCACCAACTCCGTCCGGTACGCCCTGGGGCCGGCCGGGGTGCGACTCCAGTGGCGGCACCCCGTGCTCAGGGTGAGCGTCTGGGATCTCAGTCCGGATCTGCCCAAGCCGTACACGTCGGCCGTCGGGCCGAACGCCGAGGCCGGGCGGGGGATGGCCATTCTCGAACTCGTCGCCGACCGGTGGGGCGGGTGCGCCATAGGGGAAGGTGAGCTGGGTACGGGCGGCAAGACCGTCTGGTTCGAGCTGGCGCTCGCCACCTGA
- a CDS encoding RHS repeat domain-containing protein: protein MGDVFRFEYTHFDLLAARTGADGVRHEFEHDTELRRTKAVNTRGLTWSCKCDASGRLASETDFDGRTLTYTRDATGRLVSRTNALGQTVRLECNELGQLVRKDAAGEVTTYAYDLTDQVAQATGPSGSTLTVLRDRFGRVREETVDGRLMTCGYDELGRRTGRRTPSGAATSWSYDAAGRRTGMLASGRAIDFT from the coding sequence ATGGGTGACGTCTTCCGGTTCGAGTACACCCACTTCGATCTGCTCGCCGCCCGCACCGGCGCGGACGGGGTGCGCCACGAGTTCGAGCACGACACCGAGCTGCGGCGGACAAAGGCTGTCAACACTCGAGGTTTGACGTGGAGTTGCAAGTGCGACGCGTCCGGACGCCTGGCCTCCGAGACCGACTTCGACGGCCGCACTCTGACCTACACCCGTGATGCCACGGGCAGACTGGTCTCCCGTACCAACGCCCTGGGCCAGACTGTGCGACTCGAATGCAACGAACTGGGACAGCTGGTCCGCAAGGACGCGGCTGGTGAAGTCACCACCTATGCCTACGACCTGACCGACCAAGTGGCACAGGCCACCGGACCGAGCGGTAGCACGCTGACGGTACTACGAGACCGATTCGGCCGGGTGCGCGAGGAGACGGTCGACGGCCGCCTGATGACCTGCGGCTACGACGAGTTGGGGCGTCGCACGGGCCGCAGGACACCGTCCGGCGCAGCGACGAGCTGGTCGTACGACGCAGCCGGACGCCGCACCGGCATGTTGGCCTCCGGCCGGGCCATCGACTTCACCTAA
- a CDS encoding DUF397 domain-containing protein yields the protein MNWSKSSFSEASGNACVEVAAVEGTSVAIRESDSPGVVLITSQSALRALVLGIKHRDTRRVTT from the coding sequence TTGAACTGGAGCAAGTCCTCGTTCTCGGAGGCTTCAGGCAACGCCTGTGTCGAGGTTGCCGCAGTGGAAGGCACTAGCGTTGCAATTCGCGAGAGCGACAGCCCTGGCGTCGTCCTGATAACAAGCCAGTCTGCGCTGCGCGCTCTGGTGCTCGGAATTAAACACCGAGACACCCGACGCGTCACCACATGA
- a CDS encoding helix-turn-helix domain-containing protein: protein MAPRQSPTIRQRRFGAELRRLRDAVGMSAPAAAERLGADRTMISNIESGRFGISDERLRRLASIYECDDLELIDALAAMTGGRPRGWWDEYRGKIPPDFLDVAELEHHATGLRTLQTAHIPGLFQTEEHARALFDLFVPPLPRLEIELRVAHRLARHDVITKEHGVPYVGLVHEAALRLRIGGRRVATAQLAHLMEESERSNVSLLVIPFTAEGFPMAGDTLMYVSATSHYLDTVEVDSPIGAVFIDSPTQLANFRRRLDLVEQVALNPSESRDLILEIAGEL, encoded by the coding sequence ATGGCACCACGCCAGTCCCCCACCATTCGCCAGCGTCGTTTCGGGGCCGAGCTGCGCCGACTGCGCGATGCAGTCGGCATGTCGGCACCTGCCGCAGCCGAGCGGCTCGGCGCGGACCGAACGATGATTTCCAACATCGAGTCAGGACGATTCGGTATCAGCGACGAACGCCTGCGTCGCCTGGCCAGCATCTACGAGTGTGACGACCTTGAGCTCATCGATGCCCTCGCGGCCATGACCGGAGGAAGGCCACGGGGCTGGTGGGACGAATACCGAGGCAAAATTCCGCCGGACTTTCTAGACGTGGCTGAACTCGAACATCACGCCACAGGTCTGCGGACCCTGCAGACAGCCCATATCCCAGGACTGTTCCAGACGGAGGAGCACGCGCGCGCCCTCTTCGATCTCTTCGTGCCACCACTGCCCCGTCTTGAGATCGAGCTGCGGGTGGCCCATCGGCTGGCGCGACACGACGTGATCACGAAGGAGCACGGAGTTCCCTACGTGGGCCTGGTGCACGAAGCGGCTCTGCGGCTCCGGATCGGGGGCCGCCGAGTAGCCACGGCCCAGTTGGCGCATCTCATGGAGGAGAGCGAGCGCTCGAACGTCAGCCTGCTGGTGATCCCCTTCACCGCCGAAGGCTTCCCCATGGCCGGGGATACTCTGATGTACGTGTCCGCTACCAGCCACTACTTGGACACCGTGGAGGTTGACTCTCCCATCGGCGCCGTCTTCATAGACTCACCAACGCAGCTGGCCAACTTCCGCCGTCGGCTGGACTTGGTCGAACAGGTGGCGTTGAATCCGAGCGAGTCGAGGGATCTCATCCTGGAGATCGCTGGCGAACTGTAG